The genomic segment GTGGGCGGGCGCTGTACCGCATCGCGAGAGGCAAGCCGGTGTCGAGTGTGTACGAAGCCGAGTTCATTCGCCTTGATTTGAGGGATTAATGAACGGGGGTTACCCCACGGCGGCAAATTGGTACGCACCAGAAGGGTTAACCGGGGAAACAAGCCTGTGGAAAACAGGTCCGAAATAGCAGAAAACTACCCGAAAACCCGAGGAAAACCGGAACCAAAAAGGCGAAGAAGCTACGAAGATCCGGTTGCGCGGAAAAGATGGGCCTTCCTTGCAAACCATTGAATATAGGCTATTTAAATTCTTCAGAATTATTCTTGACACTGGTAGAGCCGGAACCTACTATGCAGCCAGAAAGTTCTGATGGCTTTGCCTCCGTTGGAACTATTCTCCCTAAGGGAAGAGCTGCCCTGTTGCCGGGCGGCTCTTTCCATTTCTAAGGCACTTGCGGTGCGGCCACTGCGCTTGGCCCGATCATGCTCACGGCGCCGCTCGGGCCACTCTCGTGACCTCCCCTTTCCAGTCAGAGTTGATTCGGTTTTGTGATCGTCTGAGCTCGGGAGAGCTGTCAGCGGGCGGGGGTGGTGATGTCGCCCATCATGGCGCGGATGACGACCAGTACAGTGACGGTTACGGCGGCCCAGATGCAGGTCCAGAAGCCGATGCGGCTGAAGGGAATGAATAGGGCGCCCTGTTTGCCGTTGATATTGAAGCCGAACTGGTCGGGAAGCAGCGCGCGGACGGCGACGGCGAGCAGGAAGCCTCCAGCCCAAACGAATGCGATGCGGAAGGCGAGCACCAGCGTCTGCGCCATCATGGGCGTGTCCCCTTTCGCGGCGCGAGGGCAGACGAGATGCGCCGTCAGAATCTAAACATTACAGAAAAGGGGCTGAGAAGGAAAAGGGCGGAGGAGTGCGCTTCGTTTTCGAGACAACACGACTACGGTCAGCGGAGTTGGGCGGCGCTTGGGGGAGGGCAATATTTGGCGTAACTGGAGCCCGGGGTGAATCAGAGGGTCAGCGGTGCAGCAGGCGATGCCATCCGAAATAGGATGCGCAGGCGCAGGCGACGATGAGGGATTCAAGAATCAAAGCGTACACCACTCCACGAAAGGCCGGAGAGATGTAGCGCGCTTTGCGGTATAGGGTGAGGCTTGAGGTGGGGTCGACGATGAAATGCTGTGAAACGCGGACTAACGGCTCGTCTTGGTCCAGCACTCCGGCTGGAAAAGGGATGCAGGTGGGCATAGTGGTCGTGCGGTTTCCTGTTCAAGAAATCGGTTTAGTTGGAGAACCGAAACAACTGTACCACGACCTAAACCGCTGTTGAGTGATCTTGAGCACGTTACTTTTCCGGAATTTGCATGGCTAGAAGACGGATGTGTGAATGTCCTGACCGGGCATGGGACGGAACTATATTGGAAGGACGAGAGAAGTCGCCGGCACGGCAAACAGGCTGAAAACGATGCTGCCAATGAGCGCCGCAGCCTTTACCGAAAAGGTCGCGAACGATACAATCAGAAAAGTGTGCCGACGTAGCTCAGTTGGTAGAGCAGCTGATTCGTAATCAGCAGGTCATCGGTTCAAGTCCGATCGTCGGCTCCAGATTCCCTTAAAACCAGCGGATTTTATAAGGGAATCTGCCGGAATGCAAGTCAAGTTCGACTCCAAAGGGCGATGGAACTGCTGTTTAGAAACAGCGGCTCTATCGCCCTTCGCATTTCCGGCGATGATTTTCCGTGGTTGGTCCTTCGGTGCCCGCACCAAGGAGCGCAACCATGGAGCAGCATTCAAACGTATTCCGGCTTTCGCCAGCTGAGGCGAGGCCGTTTCCTGCCGCGGGCCTGGATGCCCGTCCGGCCGTGCCCGGCCCTGAGCCGGGAACCCCTGAACATCTGAGCGCACCTGCGCAGCCGTCTGGCCCGCAGGAATCCTCTCGCCGCGAACCGGAGCCTGGGTCCGGCTCGGCGGGCGAAGCCCCCTCCACGCGCTCCGGAGGGGAGCAGAACGGCGCCGCCGCGGATTCGACCCCCGCGGCGGATGCTGTGTTGGTGGCCCATAGCGCCAAGGCGCTCGAGGCTGGCGTCGAATCTATCAATGAAGTTCGTTCGGCGCTCGGGCTGGGGGCGGCCGCGGCGGATGCTGTTGACCAGGCGGACGGGTTTGGCGTTGATGCCTCGCTGCGCTGCCGTGACTGCCATCGGCCGCGTCATTCCACCCCCCGGCATGCGCCGGACTGCCGGTACGCCTACCAGAACTGCCCGGGCTGCACCTCGCGGGGTGCGCACCTGGCTTCCTGCCCGTTGAGCACGCAACTGCGCCGGCCTGACGATACGTGCTGCCCTGGCGTCGATATGCCGGGCGTGGGGGCGGTGCACACGCACGAGTGCCGCGTCCAGCGCCAGGTGCTGCGCGCCAGCGCACCCTACGCCGCTCCGGTCAAGCCAGCACTTGAGGCCTCCGACTTTGCCGGATATGCCGGGCCGTTCGGGCAGCTCCTGTTTGCGGCCCGCGATCTGGCCCGGTCGCGTGTGATAGGGGCCGATGCGTTGACCATGCCGCGCGACTGGTGCCTGGAGTGCGATCGCTCGGTTTCGCCGGACGGCTCCGGCCACCTCGAGCCCTGCCGCACCGGCCGCGTGCTCGACCTGGTCGCGCGGATCTGCGCGATCGCACCGGACTTCGATTTTTCAAGCCGTCGCCCGTGCGAAAGCTCTTCGGTCGAGGAGATCGCTGGCGCTCTCGCCGCTCGGCTCAAGAACGGCGGTGCGCAATGATGAAGGCCACTGCCATCACCCCTGCCGAAATAGTGCACGGCGAGATTCCGCTGGAGCAGCTCGTGCGCTCGCGGTTTGAAACGCGCAAGGCGATCGACCCGGGCCGCCTTGCCGAGCTCGCTGAAAGCATCCGTCGCAATGGCGTTATCGAGCCACTCATTGTGAGGCCGCTCGGAAAGCTTGGCCCATATGAGATTGGCGCCGGCCAGCGGCGTTGGGAAGCCTCGAAGCTCGCCGGCAAGACCACGGCGCCTTGTATTGACTGCGTAAGGAGTGCTCAATCCGAGGGAGCAATGGACGGGATGAGCCCTTCGCGGGTGACGGTCGCCGAGTTGCGCGCGCGCATCGTGCGGACTCAACTGCGCGTTCTGCGCGACGTCCCCTTCCCGCTGGACGACGAGATCCCGCCGATGGCCTGCACCGCGTGTCCGAAGCGCGCGACCGGAGCGGCCTCGCTGTTCGCCGACGTCGCGGAGGATACCTGCACTGATCCTGAATGCCTAAGCCAGAAGATCCGCACCTGGGTCAAGTCTCAGCTGGAAGCCGCGGAGCGCGCGGGCCGCGTGCTTGTAATGCTCTTCGATGGTCACGCGCAGGATCGGGCGGGCGTCAGCCGCTGGAACTGCGTAGTGGCCGCCGACTGCGCTTGCAAGGAGCAGGCGATCTGGGTTACCGGCAATCGGATCGGGCATTTCGTCCAGATCTGCCGCGACAAGAAGTGCCCTGAGCATGCTGCGAAAAGCGACGCTGACGCGCCCTCGACGACGAGCAGTGGTACCAAAGGTGGCGTGTCGAAGTCTGCAGCGCCTAAGCAGAGCGCGGAGGATAAGCGCCGGATCGAGGCAGAGAAGGCTGAGCGCGCCAAGCTGGCCGAGAAGGTCAAGAAGGAACGCGAATACCGCGCGAGGCTCTTTGCTGAGATCGGGCGGGTGGCGGACGCGCAGATTGATACACCGCGCATCGCTCTCCTGACGAAGCAAGTATGTCTGCGCGTGTTGGCCGGTGCGGGGCAATACGGCGCGGAGCTGGCCCCGGTGCTCGGCTGGGATCGCTCGCTGTTTGACTACGGCAACGACCGTCTGGAGGCGCAGGTGCGCGGCCTGACGTTGCAGGGCGCTCTGAGGGCGGCCGCGCTGCGCCTCGCTGTCGACCAGCTTCCGGTGGGCGATTACGACATCCAGCGCGGGCTGGCGCCTGAGCGCATGGAGCAGATCGCGAGTTGGCTCGGCATCGACGTCAAGGCGGTGCGTGCGGGCAAGCCGGGCACGGTGACGACATCGGTTGATCGTGCCCTTGCTCACGCCGCGGCGATCCGCGAGCGCGAGGCGGCGAAAGCTCCTGCAAAGAAGAGTGCGAAGAAGACGCCGGCGAAAGCTGCCAAGCCTGCGGCGAAGAAAGCTGCCAAGAAGGCCGCGAAGAAAGGCGGCAAGCGATGAATTGTGTCGAGATGTCGCTTGCTATTCGCGAGCGCGCAAGAGCTCTCAGAGATGCCGACCAGGGCTTGACGATCGGACAGCTTGCCGACGCCGGCGAGCTCCTCGTCGTTCTTGCCCGGATCGTCGAAGGCAAGGACGTAGAGCGCGCATTCGGTCGGCCCGGCGACTGGGGCTACTCGCATCCGATCGGGAGAGCTCTGGCTGCTCGCGAGGACAGCGAGCGAGAGGCGGCGAAGCGATGAGCCTGCTGGTGCCAGGGCGGTGCCGGCATTGCGGGTGCGGCGGCGAAAGCTGCCGCCTGCCCGACGGTGATTTGTGCGTGTTCACCGATCGGGAGCGGCTGGTCTGCTCCGCGCAGGCCTGCCAGATCGCCGAGGCGGATCGTAGGGCGCGCGCGGTTGAGGAGCGAAAGGCGTCCGTGCCGCGTTCGCCGCGCGATGCCTGGCGGGCGGCTTCCATCGCGATGTCGCGGCAAGGCCTGAACCAGGAGCTGATCAACGAAATATTGGCGCGCCGGCGCGATCGCGCGAAGCGGCGGAAAGGGAGACGGGCAGCATGAGTACTGCGGGAAACAGGGATCAGGATTCAGGAAACATCTTCAGCTACGTACCGGCGATGACGTGCAAGTGCGCGGTTGCGGGCTGCGGAAGAATGGCTTTCCCGGGCGAACGCTTCTGTGAGCGCTGCCTGGATGAGATCTCCGCGCTGGTCTGGATGTCTCAGCAGCGCGATGAGCGCGAGACCATGCGTGCGCAGCGCTTGGCGAAGCTGCGGAACGCCTGCAAGACCTGGCGCGCGGTGGGGCTTTATTACGCGGCGATTCGGTTTGAGTATGCGTGCGTGTGGCTGCACAAGTGGCGCTGGCGGTTTCTGGCGGCTGTGGTTCTCGCCGCGTTGATGTGCTTTTTCGGCGATCTGCTCGGCACCGCCTTCGAGATGTGGATGACGGGGGGGCGCAATGAGCGTAGATCTGCTGATCTACAACCCTTCCCAGAGCTTTGAGCAGATGATGGCCGATTGCCGCCGGGTGATTCTGCGGGCGGCGCTGGTCGACGCGCGGGGGAACCAGTGCAAGGCCGCAGAGCGTCTCGGCATGCACCGCAACACGCTGGCGCGGCACTGTGAGGCGCTGGGAATCAATGCCGCAACCTGCAAGCCGAAGCCTCCGCGCGGATATCGGCCGAGTGAGCTGGCGCGTCTGGTGCTGCGCAATGCGTCGGGCGGTGCCGCATGAGTCGCCACAGCTATGTGGTTGTCGATATGGCGGATCCGGGCGCGTCGATCGTGATGCTCGCGGTGGCGCAGCTCTGCCAGGACTGCGAGGCCATCACGGCCGCCGGCAACGGGCGCTGCGCGCGCTGCGGTTCGCAGTCGCTGCTCTCGATCGCGAAGGTGCTCAATCGCGAGGAGGAAGAGAAACCTCCGGTCCATCCCGTCGAAGTTCGCATATCGATCGGCGGTGACAATTTCGAGTACGTCCAGCGCGTGCTGAGTGAGCTTGATCGCGAGGCGTTCCTGCGCGACGCGGACAGCTTCCGGATGTGCAGCGGCGGTGCCGGCGGCTCGTATTCCGTGAC from the Occallatibacter riparius genome contains:
- a CDS encoding ParB N-terminal domain-containing protein: MMKATAITPAEIVHGEIPLEQLVRSRFETRKAIDPGRLAELAESIRRNGVIEPLIVRPLGKLGPYEIGAGQRRWEASKLAGKTTAPCIDCVRSAQSEGAMDGMSPSRVTVAELRARIVRTQLRVLRDVPFPLDDEIPPMACTACPKRATGAASLFADVAEDTCTDPECLSQKIRTWVKSQLEAAERAGRVLVMLFDGHAQDRAGVSRWNCVVAADCACKEQAIWVTGNRIGHFVQICRDKKCPEHAAKSDADAPSTTSSGTKGGVSKSAAPKQSAEDKRRIEAEKAERAKLAEKVKKEREYRARLFAEIGRVADAQIDTPRIALLTKQVCLRVLAGAGQYGAELAPVLGWDRSLFDYGNDRLEAQVRGLTLQGALRAAALRLAVDQLPVGDYDIQRGLAPERMEQIASWLGIDVKAVRAGKPGTVTTSVDRALAHAAAIREREAAKAPAKKSAKKTPAKAAKPAAKKAAKKAAKKGGKR
- a CDS encoding helix-turn-helix domain-containing protein, yielding MSVDLLIYNPSQSFEQMMADCRRVILRAALVDARGNQCKAAERLGMHRNTLARHCEALGINAATCKPKPPRGYRPSELARLVLRNASGGAA